One stretch of Chloroflexia bacterium SDU3-3 DNA includes these proteins:
- the htpX gene encoding zinc metalloprotease HtpX, which produces MHIWNTVKTTALLAALTALFVVIGGAVGGQTGMVIAFVIAVAMNMGTWWFSDTLALRMSGAQEVSEAEAPDLHRMVSELSARAGIPKPRVYLIDSPTPNAFATGRSPNKGAVAVTTGIARILSYDELAGVVAHELAHIKHRDTLISSVAATVAGAITMLAEMAQWALLFGGLGGSDEDDGGGVAGMVGGLLMIFLAPIAAMIIQMAISRAREYSADAGGAQILGDPLPLARALEKLEQAANIVPMQASPATSHLFIVNPLRGGIGSLFRTHPHTAERVARLRAMATSGAVAA; this is translated from the coding sequence ATGCATATCTGGAACACAGTGAAGACCACAGCCCTGCTGGCGGCGCTGACCGCGCTGTTTGTGGTGATCGGTGGGGCCGTGGGCGGGCAGACGGGCATGGTGATCGCGTTCGTGATCGCCGTGGCCATGAACATGGGCACCTGGTGGTTCTCCGACACCCTGGCGCTGCGTATGAGCGGCGCGCAGGAGGTGAGCGAGGCCGAGGCCCCCGACCTCCATCGCATGGTGTCCGAGCTGTCGGCGCGGGCGGGCATCCCCAAGCCGCGCGTCTACCTGATCGACAGCCCCACACCCAACGCGTTCGCCACGGGCCGCAGCCCCAACAAGGGCGCGGTGGCCGTCACCACGGGCATCGCCCGCATCCTCAGCTACGACGAGCTGGCGGGCGTGGTGGCCCACGAGCTGGCCCACATCAAGCACCGCGACACGCTGATCTCCAGCGTGGCGGCCACGGTGGCCGGGGCGATCACCATGCTGGCCGAGATGGCGCAGTGGGCGCTGCTGTTCGGCGGGCTGGGCGGCTCGGATGAGGACGACGGCGGCGGCGTGGCCGGGATGGTGGGCGGCCTGCTGATGATCTTCCTCGCGCCGATCGCGGCGATGATCATCCAGATGGCGATCTCGCGCGCCCGCGAGTACAGCGCCGACGCCGGTGGCGCGCAGATCCTGGGCGACCCGCTGCCGCTGGCGCGGGCGCTGGAGAAGCTGGAGCAGGCCGCGAACATCGTGCCGATGCAGGCCTCGCCTGCGACCTCGCACCTGTTCATCGTGAACCCGCTGCGCGGTGGCATCGGCAGCCTGTTCCGCACCCACCCGCACACCGCCGAGCGCGTGGCCCGCCTGCGGGCAATGGCGACCAGCGGGGCCGTGGCGGCGTAG
- a CDS encoding DUF4147 domain-containing protein, with translation MDYSRLLTDTLRAHPHGETIARVLAAALDAVEPAAAVRAALHVDDEAITIGGVRYQRASIDRVLVVGAGKAGAPMAAAAAQALGGLLAGGAVVVKDGHTGDGAGPITLLDAAHPVPDERGVTASRQIAALLAGAGERDLVLALISGGGSALLTAPAPGVSLADIQQLTALLLGCGASIGEINTLRKHLDNVKGGGLARMAAPARVAALILSDVVGSPLDVIASGPTVADPSTYADALGTLERYGLLGQAPAPVLEHLRRGAAGHAEETPKPGDPALARVQNLIIGSNPLAAQAALAQAQRAGLRTLLLTTYLQGEAREAGRLLAAVAREIAASGSPLPRPACVVLGGETTVTLRGDGLGGRNQELALAAVADMAGLPGVALVTLATDGGDGPTDAAGAVVTGETLARAQALGLDPADHLARNDAYRFFAPLGDLLRPGPTNTNVNDLAFLFAF, from the coding sequence ATGGACTACAGCCGACTGCTCACCGACACGCTGCGGGCGCACCCCCACGGCGAGACGATAGCCCGCGTGCTGGCCGCAGCGCTGGATGCCGTGGAGCCAGCCGCCGCTGTGCGCGCCGCCCTGCACGTCGATGACGAGGCCATCACCATCGGCGGGGTGCGCTACCAGCGGGCCAGCATCGACCGCGTGCTGGTGGTGGGCGCGGGCAAGGCGGGCGCGCCCATGGCCGCCGCCGCCGCCCAGGCGCTGGGCGGCCTGCTGGCGGGCGGCGCGGTGGTGGTGAAGGACGGCCACACCGGCGATGGTGCCGGGCCTATCACCCTGCTGGATGCCGCCCACCCCGTGCCCGATGAGCGCGGTGTGACCGCCTCGCGCCAGATCGCCGCGCTGCTGGCGGGCGCTGGCGAGCGCGATCTGGTGCTGGCCCTGATCTCCGGCGGCGGCTCGGCCCTGCTCACCGCGCCCGCGCCCGGCGTGTCGCTGGCCGACATCCAGCAGCTCACCGCGCTGCTGCTGGGCTGCGGCGCGAGCATCGGCGAGATCAACACCCTGCGCAAGCACCTGGACAATGTGAAGGGCGGCGGGCTAGCCCGCATGGCCGCCCCGGCCCGCGTGGCCGCACTTATCCTCTCGGATGTGGTCGGCAGCCCGCTCGACGTGATCGCATCCGGCCCCACCGTGGCCGACCCCAGCACCTACGCCGATGCGCTGGGCACCCTGGAGCGCTACGGACTCCTGGGGCAAGCCCCCGCGCCCGTGCTGGAGCACCTGCGGCGCGGGGCCGCTGGCCACGCCGAGGAGACGCCCAAGCCCGGCGATCCCGCCCTGGCCCGGGTGCAGAACCTGATCATCGGCAGCAACCCGCTGGCCGCGCAGGCCGCCCTGGCCCAGGCCCAGCGGGCCGGGCTGCGCACCCTGCTGCTCACCACCTACCTGCAGGGCGAGGCCCGCGAGGCTGGGCGGCTGCTGGCCGCCGTGGCCCGCGAGATCGCCGCCAGCGGCAGCCCGCTGCCTCGGCCCGCCTGCGTGGTGCTGGGCGGCGAGACCACCGTCACCCTGCGCGGCGACGGCCTGGGCGGGCGCAACCAGGAGCTGGCCCTAGCCGCCGTGGCCGATATGGCAGGCCTGCCCGGCGTGGCGCTCGTCACCCTGGCCACCGACGGCGGCGACGGCCCGACCGACGCGGCGGGCGCGGTCGTCACTGGCGAGACCCTGGCCCGCGCCCAGGCCCTCGGCCTCGACCCCGCCGACCACCTGGCCCGCAACGACGCCTACCGCTTCTTCGCGCCCCTGGGCGACCTGCTGCGCCCCGGCCCCACCAACACCAACGTCAACGATCTGGCCTTCCTGTTCGCATTCTAA
- a CDS encoding aldo/keto reductase: MEYRELGRTGYRVSAISIGTWAMGGSWGDVDDSASMAALHRSLDAGVNFFDTADVYGDGRSERLLARLRRERPEPFTVATKAGRRLDPHTAEGYNKQNLTAFVERSLRNLETDALDLLQLHCPPSEVYENPEVFAALDDMQREGKLRAYGVSVEKVSEALRAIEWPNVTTVQIIFNMLRLKPAEQFFAAAAQRNVGILARVPLASGLLTGKLSRSSQFAADDHRSFNRHGEAFDQGETFSGVDYETGLQAAEELRALVPEGATMTQLALRWITMFPEVSCAIPGAKTPEQAAQNAAAADLPPLDDVAMQKVREVYDRLIRAQVEGRW; encoded by the coding sequence ATGGAGTATCGCGAGCTTGGGCGCACCGGCTACCGCGTCTCGGCCATCAGCATCGGCACGTGGGCGATGGGCGGCAGCTGGGGCGATGTGGATGACTCGGCCTCGATGGCGGCGCTGCACCGCTCGCTTGACGCGGGCGTGAACTTCTTCGACACGGCGGATGTGTACGGCGATGGCCGCAGCGAGCGGCTGCTGGCCCGGCTGCGGCGCGAGCGCCCCGAGCCGTTCACCGTGGCCACCAAGGCGGGCCGCAGGCTCGACCCGCACACCGCCGAGGGCTACAACAAGCAGAACCTGACCGCCTTCGTGGAGCGCAGCCTGCGCAACCTGGAGACCGACGCGCTCGACCTGCTCCAGCTCCACTGCCCGCCATCCGAGGTCTACGAGAACCCCGAGGTCTTCGCCGCGCTCGACGACATGCAGCGCGAGGGCAAGCTGCGCGCCTACGGCGTGAGCGTGGAGAAAGTGAGCGAGGCCCTGCGCGCCATCGAGTGGCCGAATGTGACCACGGTGCAGATCATCTTCAACATGCTGCGGCTCAAGCCCGCCGAGCAGTTCTTCGCCGCCGCCGCCCAGCGTAACGTCGGCATCCTGGCCCGCGTGCCCCTGGCCAGCGGCCTGCTCACCGGCAAGCTATCCCGCAGCAGCCAGTTCGCCGCCGATGATCACCGCAGCTTCAACCGCCACGGCGAGGCCTTCGACCAGGGTGAGACCTTCTCAGGCGTGGACTACGAGACGGGCCTGCAGGCCGCCGAGGAGCTGCGCGCGCTGGTGCCCGAGGGCGCGACCATGACCCAGCTGGCCCTGCGCTGGATCACCATGTTCCCCGAGGTCTCATGCGCCATCCCCGGCGCGAAGACGCCCGAGCAGGCCGCCCAGAACGCCGCCGCCGCCGACCTGCCGCCGCTCGACGATGTGGCCATGCAGAAGGTGCGCGAGGTCTACGACCGCCTCATCCGCGCCCAGGTCGAGGGCCGCTGGTAG
- a CDS encoding RtcB family protein, with amino-acid sequence MAFTMVGDIPVWGEHDEATIAQIQRCAADEEAAAAALMADGHKGYSMPIGGVVAYREAVSPSGVGYDISCGLKAARTNIRAEDVRPQIAQVMDEVARTVVFGLGQTSGLARDHELFDDPAWRDLPELGKLKPMAREQLGTVGSGNHFVDILEDEEGLIWVAAHFGSRGLGHRTASGFLNLAAGRRFDDKAPGESMDQPATLISLRDDLGQSYWQAMELAGRYAYAGRDFVVQQVLDILGAEASESVHNHHNYAWKERHGGEELVVVRKGATPAWPGQRGIIGGSMGDISVIVEGVESEEAARALRSTVHGAGRVMSRTQAAGKRRWAKRGGRQVQEQVSPGLISREMMMEWLAREGVELRGAGTDESPHVYRRLPEVLAAHAGSIRILHTLRPLGVAMAGEADFDPFKD; translated from the coding sequence ATGGCATTTACGATGGTGGGCGACATCCCGGTGTGGGGCGAGCACGACGAGGCGACGATCGCCCAGATCCAGCGCTGCGCCGCCGACGAGGAGGCCGCCGCCGCCGCGCTGATGGCCGACGGCCACAAGGGCTACTCCATGCCGATCGGCGGCGTGGTGGCCTACCGCGAGGCGGTCAGCCCCAGCGGCGTGGGCTACGACATCAGCTGCGGGCTGAAGGCGGCCCGCACCAACATCCGCGCCGAGGATGTGCGGCCCCAGATCGCGCAGGTGATGGACGAGGTGGCGCGCACCGTGGTGTTCGGCCTAGGCCAGACCAGCGGCCTGGCGCGCGACCACGAGCTGTTCGACGACCCGGCCTGGCGCGACCTGCCCGAGCTGGGCAAGCTGAAGCCGATGGCCCGCGAGCAGCTGGGCACGGTGGGCAGCGGCAACCACTTTGTGGACATCCTGGAGGATGAGGAGGGGCTGATCTGGGTGGCGGCACACTTCGGCAGCCGTGGCCTGGGCCACCGCACCGCCAGCGGCTTCCTGAACCTGGCGGCGGGCCGCAGGTTCGACGACAAGGCCCCCGGCGAGAGCATGGATCAGCCCGCCACGCTGATCTCGCTGCGCGACGATCTGGGCCAGAGCTACTGGCAGGCCATGGAGCTGGCCGGGCGCTACGCCTACGCCGGGCGCGACTTCGTGGTGCAGCAGGTGCTGGACATCCTAGGGGCCGAGGCCAGCGAGAGCGTGCACAACCACCACAACTACGCCTGGAAAGAGCGCCACGGCGGCGAGGAGCTGGTGGTGGTGCGCAAGGGCGCGACCCCGGCGTGGCCAGGGCAGCGCGGCATCATCGGCGGCTCGATGGGCGATATCAGCGTGATCGTGGAGGGCGTGGAGAGCGAGGAGGCGGCGCGGGCGCTGCGCAGCACGGTGCACGGCGCAGGCCGCGTGATGAGCCGCACCCAGGCGGCGGGCAAGCGCCGCTGGGCCAAGCGCGGCGGCAGACAGGTGCAGGAGCAGGTTAGCCCTGGGCTGATCAGCCGCGAGATGATGATGGAGTGGCTGGCCCGCGAGGGCGTGGAGCTGCGCGGCGCGGGCACCGACGAAAGCCCCCACGTCTACCGCCGCCTGCCCGAGGTGCTGGCGGCCCACGCGGGCAGCATTCGCATCCTGCACACCCTGCGCCCGCTGGGTGTGGCCATGGCGGGCGAGGCCGATTTCGACCCGTTTAAGGATTGA
- a CDS encoding phage holin family protein, producing the protein MTEREPSVGTLVSSIVGDVQALARQEITLAREEIREELTTAKQAGIKLGIAAAVLGVGTLFLLIALAFGLNALFSWPTWAGFTLVGVVAAVVGGIMLAAGQKQAKEVHPVPEKTIETLKENAEWIKDRTTSDRI; encoded by the coding sequence ATGACCGAGCGCGAACCGTCCGTCGGCACGCTGGTCTCCAGCATCGTCGGCGATGTGCAGGCCCTCGCGCGCCAGGAGATCACCCTAGCGCGCGAGGAGATCCGCGAGGAGCTGACCACCGCCAAGCAGGCGGGCATCAAGCTGGGCATCGCGGCTGCGGTGCTCGGCGTGGGCACGCTCTTCCTGCTGATCGCCCTGGCGTTTGGCCTGAACGCGCTGTTTAGCTGGCCCACGTGGGCAGGCTTCACCCTAGTGGGCGTGGTGGCCGCCGTGGTCGGCGGCATCATGCTCGCGGCTGGCCAGAAGCAGGCCAAGGAAGTGCACCCTGTGCCGGAGAAGACGATAGAGACGCTGAAGGAGAATGCGGAATGGATAAAAGATCGGACGACATCCGACAGGATATAG
- a CDS encoding DUF3618 domain-containing protein translates to MDKRSDDIRQDIEQTRASLDEKIDLLQNKASEAVEQTRQIFDVSHQVAERPWVALGAAAIAGYVLGTLGEEKQHATAAYTAAETPHAYSAPKPSPVDAIKDKGRDVAAMFDDEIEMLKLAAMTTLTGFLREAAIEAVPALRGQIEKLMGQSDERRSAAPGYARSTSPGSSMASDTSAARINNDAIPSNNLYGSPPTPTEKAEHEGYYRTYQPDEDERAVGHTR, encoded by the coding sequence ATGGATAAAAGATCGGACGACATCCGACAGGATATAGAGCAGACCCGCGCCTCGCTCGATGAGAAGATCGACCTGCTGCAAAACAAGGCCAGCGAGGCGGTGGAGCAGACCCGCCAGATCTTCGATGTGAGCCACCAGGTCGCCGAGCGCCCATGGGTGGCGCTCGGGGCGGCAGCTATCGCCGGGTATGTGCTCGGCACCCTGGGCGAGGAGAAGCAGCACGCGACGGCAGCCTACACCGCAGCCGAGACACCGCACGCCTACAGCGCGCCGAAACCCTCGCCGGTGGATGCGATCAAGGACAAGGGCCGCGACGTGGCCGCGATGTTCGATGACGAGATCGAGATGCTGAAGCTGGCCGCGATGACCACGCTCACGGGCTTCCTGCGCGAGGCCGCGATCGAGGCGGTGCCCGCGCTGCGTGGCCAGATCGAGAAGCTGATGGGCCAGAGCGACGAGAGGCGCAGCGCCGCCCCAGGCTACGCGCGCTCCACCTCGCCCGGCAGCTCGATGGCCAGCGACACCAGCGCCGCGCGGATCAACAACGACGCCATCCCATCCAACAATCTCTACGGCAGCCCGCCAACCCCGACCGAGAAGGCCGAGCACGAGGGCTACTACCGCACCTATCAGCCAGATGAGGACGAGCGCGCGGTCGGCCACACCCGCTAG
- a CDS encoding dCTP deaminase → MSIKADRWIRKMALEQGMIAPFVDRQVREGIISYGLSSYGYDMRVADEFKVFTNVFNSLVDPKKFDERSFVDIKADYIDIPPNSFALARSVELFHIPRNVLAVCLGKSTYARCGIIVNTTPFEPGWRGYVTLELTNSTPLPARIYANEGIAQVLFFESDEDCEVAYDDRHGKYMDQVGVVPPRMFQQRSEG, encoded by the coding sequence GTGTCCATTAAGGCGGATCGCTGGATCCGAAAGATGGCGCTTGAGCAGGGCATGATCGCGCCATTTGTGGATCGCCAAGTGCGCGAGGGGATCATCTCGTACGGGCTTTCGTCCTACGGGTATGATATGCGCGTGGCCGATGAGTTTAAGGTGTTTACCAACGTCTTTAACTCGCTGGTCGACCCCAAGAAGTTTGATGAGCGCTCTTTCGTTGACATAAAGGCGGACTATATCGACATTCCGCCAAACTCGTTTGCGCTGGCCCGCTCGGTCGAGCTGTTCCACATCCCGCGCAACGTGCTGGCCGTGTGCCTGGGCAAATCGACCTACGCCCGCTGCGGCATCATCGTCAACACCACGCCGTTCGAGCCGGGCTGGCGCGGCTATGTGACGCTGGAGCTGACCAACAGCACGCCGCTGCCCGCCCGCATCTACGCGAACGAGGGCATCGCCCAGGTGCTGTTCTTCGAGAGCGATGAGGACTGCGAGGTGGCCTACGACGACCGCCACGGCAAGTATATGGATCAAGTGGGGGTAGTGCCGCCGCGCATGTTCCAGCAGCGCAGCGAGGGGTAG
- a CDS encoding response regulator: MAKKRITVVNDHAEFLALLSEFLEEEGYEVMTLPKHQGAFEQIKNSKPDIVVCDLMFDNIPAGWALLDMLYLDPATRDIPMILCTAATQAMTEIIPSLTAKGIVWLEKPFELEKLLAILSKIETNPAAKMRRISSAE; this comes from the coding sequence ATGGCCAAAAAGCGCATCACGGTGGTCAACGACCACGCCGAGTTTCTCGCCCTGCTGTCCGAGTTTCTAGAGGAAGAGGGCTACGAGGTTATGACGCTCCCAAAGCATCAGGGCGCGTTCGAGCAGATCAAAAACAGCAAGCCCGACATCGTGGTCTGCGACCTGATGTTTGACAATATCCCCGCCGGGTGGGCGCTGCTCGACATGCTCTACCTCGACCCCGCGACCCGCGATATTCCCATGATCCTGTGCACCGCTGCCACCCAGGCGATGACCGAGATCATCCCCTCGCTCACAGCCAAGGGCATCGTGTGGCTTGAGAAGCCCTTCGAGCTTGAGAAGCTGCTGGCGATCTTGAGTAAGATCGAGACAAACCCAGCGGCGAAGATGCGCCGGATCAGCTCGGCGGAATAG
- a CDS encoding heavy metal translocating P-type ATPase, whose amino-acid sequence MSAHVIQQGAPGRVVPSTQLSEEEAEIAQLPWMIRLTILCLVTTVAGWVGESFPAIPQAAIWAMYAVAYASGGFYSIQEAWATLKERQFDVNFLMIIAAVGAAWIGQPREGAVLMFLFSLSNTLETYAMGRTHASIRALLDMTPKEAEVYRDGILASVPVEALVVGDVVLVRPGAQVPADGTVVKGESAVNEASITGESMPVEKRVGSRTFAGTINGQGALDVRVTTPVGDSTLARIVQVVREAREQKAASQDFTDRVIGQYYAYAVVGITLLAILIPLVFLGWDLSTTLYRAFTLMVVASPCALVISVPATLLSALASAARGGVLFKGGRHLEAAARVKVVAFDKTGTLTTGRPGVVAIIPVGGPGRLPASLPCLACHARPHDDQLGDLTPDQFRLLAVAAAIEQPSEHPLAKAIVQGAQEREVALPEATAFEAATGTGASAEVCGRRMRIGRPSLFTLTPDVAVEVDAQERQGRTVVAVGDGEAVWGLIAIADTVRPEAADAVRRLREAGIHVALLTGDNRTVAQTLGGALGVDEIRAELLPNQKVDAIKELQAKYGPVAMVGDGVNDAPALATASLGVAMGAAGTDVALESADVLLMGDELSKLPGALALARRGQRVVRQNLGFAFTVIAVLVVFALLGDIPLPLGVVGHEGSTLLVCANGLRLLRRWA is encoded by the coding sequence ATGAGCGCACATGTGATTCAGCAGGGCGCGCCGGGGCGTGTGGTGCCCAGCACGCAGCTCTCTGAAGAAGAGGCCGAGATCGCCCAGCTTCCCTGGATGATCCGTCTCACCATCCTCTGCCTTGTCACCACGGTGGCGGGGTGGGTCGGCGAGTCGTTCCCGGCCATCCCGCAGGCGGCGATCTGGGCGATGTACGCCGTGGCCTACGCCAGCGGCGGCTTCTACAGCATCCAGGAGGCCTGGGCTACGCTGAAGGAGCGCCAGTTCGACGTCAACTTCCTGATGATCATCGCCGCCGTGGGCGCGGCCTGGATCGGCCAGCCGCGCGAGGGCGCAGTGCTGATGTTCCTGTTCTCGCTCTCCAATACGCTGGAGACCTACGCGATGGGGCGCACCCACGCCTCCATCCGCGCCCTGCTGGACATGACCCCCAAGGAGGCCGAGGTCTACCGCGACGGCATCCTGGCCAGCGTGCCAGTCGAGGCGCTGGTGGTGGGCGACGTGGTGCTGGTTCGCCCCGGCGCGCAGGTGCCCGCCGACGGCACGGTGGTGAAGGGCGAGTCGGCGGTGAATGAGGCCTCGATCACGGGCGAGTCCATGCCGGTGGAGAAGCGCGTGGGCAGCCGCACCTTCGCGGGCACGATCAACGGCCAGGGCGCGCTGGATGTGCGGGTGACTACGCCGGTGGGCGACTCCACGCTCGCGCGGATCGTGCAGGTGGTGCGCGAGGCCCGCGAGCAGAAGGCTGCCAGCCAGGACTTCACCGACCGCGTGATCGGCCAGTACTACGCCTACGCGGTGGTCGGCATCACGCTGCTGGCGATCCTCATCCCGCTGGTGTTTCTAGGCTGGGATCTCTCCACCACGCTGTACCGCGCCTTCACGCTGATGGTGGTGGCCTCGCCCTGCGCGCTGGTCATCTCGGTGCCGGCCACGCTGCTCTCGGCGCTGGCCAGCGCGGCGCGCGGCGGTGTGCTGTTCAAGGGCGGGCGGCACCTAGAGGCGGCGGCGCGGGTGAAGGTGGTGGCCTTCGACAAGACCGGCACGCTCACCACCGGGCGGCCCGGCGTGGTGGCGATCATCCCCGTGGGCGGGCCGGGGCGGCTGCCCGCCAGCCTGCCGTGCCTCGCGTGCCACGCCCGCCCGCACGACGACCAGCTGGGCGATCTGACGCCTGACCAGTTCCGGCTGCTGGCGGTGGCGGCAGCGATCGAGCAGCCCTCGGAGCACCCGCTGGCCAAGGCCATCGTGCAGGGTGCGCAGGAGCGCGAGGTGGCCCTGCCCGAGGCAACCGCCTTCGAGGCGGCCACCGGCACGGGCGCGAGCGCCGAGGTGTGCGGTCGCCGCATGCGGATCGGGCGGCCCTCGCTGTTCACGCTCACGCCCGATGTGGCGGTGGAGGTGGATGCCCAGGAGCGCCAGGGCCGCACGGTGGTGGCCGTGGGCGATGGCGAGGCGGTGTGGGGCCTGATCGCGATCGCCGACACGGTGCGCCCCGAGGCCGCCGATGCGGTGCGCCGCCTGCGCGAGGCGGGCATCCATGTGGCGCTGCTCACTGGCGACAACCGCACGGTGGCACAGACTCTGGGCGGCGCGCTGGGGGTGGATGAGATCCGCGCCGAGCTGCTGCCCAACCAGAAGGTGGATGCGATCAAGGAGCTGCAGGCCAAGTATGGGCCGGTGGCGATGGTGGGCGACGGGGTAAACGACGCCCCCGCGCTAGCCACGGCGTCGCTGGGCGTGGCCATGGGCGCGGCTGGCACCGATGTGGCGCTGGAGAGCGCCGACGTGCTGCTGATGGGCGACGAACTGTCGAAGCTGCCGGGCGCGCTGGCCCTGGCGCGGCGCGGGCAGCGGGTGGTGCGCCAGAACCTGGGCTTTGCCTTCACGGTCATCGCCGTGCTGGTGGTGTTCGCGCTGCTCGGCGACATCCCGCTGCCGCTGGGCGTGGTCGGGCACGAGGGCTCGACGCTGCTGGTGTGCGCCAACGGCCTGCGGCTGCTGCGCCGCTGGGCCTAG
- a CDS encoding TrmB family transcriptional regulator → MDITDQLLALGMTEYEAKVYLALLREHPTTGYQISKAAGVPRSMVYEALGRLEARGAALKTQEEKATLYRPVPPDTLLDRYEQEMQSRVASLRERLQPLYRQQDEGRLWNFGGRREALQYAAELIASAKTELMLVLSDPDVEELRDLLGGAAERGVQLGVILTGGAPFTAGQVVRHPRRETELHRMQETMIVVADEREFLISSGHATTTATVTTNTNMVLIARQFIWMELFAQRIFARLGEDLLVKLAPDDRQVLQQEGE, encoded by the coding sequence ATGGACATTACCGATCAGCTCCTCGCCCTTGGGATGACCGAGTACGAGGCCAAAGTATACCTGGCGCTGCTGCGCGAGCACCCCACCACTGGCTACCAGATCAGCAAGGCCGCTGGCGTGCCGCGCTCGATGGTCTACGAGGCGCTGGGGCGGCTTGAGGCGCGCGGCGCGGCCCTGAAGACCCAAGAGGAGAAGGCCACGCTCTACCGCCCGGTTCCGCCCGACACCCTGCTCGACCGCTACGAGCAGGAGATGCAGTCCCGCGTGGCCTCGCTGCGCGAGCGGCTGCAGCCGCTGTACCGCCAGCAGGATGAGGGGCGGCTCTGGAACTTCGGCGGGCGGCGCGAGGCCCTGCAGTACGCCGCCGAGCTGATCGCCAGCGCCAAGACTGAGCTGATGCTGGTGCTTTCCGACCCGGATGTGGAGGAGCTGCGCGACCTGCTGGGCGGCGCAGCCGAGCGCGGCGTGCAACTGGGCGTGATCCTCACCGGCGGCGCGCCGTTCACCGCCGGGCAGGTGGTGCGCCACCCCCGCCGCGAGACCGAGCTGCACCGGATGCAGGAGACCATGATCGTGGTGGCGGATGAGCGCGAGTTTCTGATCTCTAGCGGCCACGCCACCACCACCGCCACCGTGACGACCAACACCAACATGGTGCTGATCGCCCGCCAGTTCATCTGGATGGAGCTGTTCGCCCAGCGGATCTTCGCGCGCCTCGGCGAGGATCTGCTGGTCAAGCTCGCCCCCGACGACCGGCAGGTGCTTCAGCAGGAGGGAGAATAG
- a CDS encoding RNA 2'-phosphotransferase — MPTSTMCCSCTTWPRTASRWWRGWTERNMMDETQRTRLSKMLALVLRHRAGDFGLRLDAEGFVPADELVAALRRQRGWASLTLADLEEVIATQQKRRYEIVDGDIRAIYGHSLDAEVSYPQVQPPALLLHGTARRFVAAIAAQGLRPMNRQYVHMTDDLALAALTGRRRDPEPTILRIRAAAAHADGLAFYQADSGVFLARAVPPQYIEPAD; from the coding sequence ATGCCGACCTCCACCATGTGCTGTTCCTGCACCACATGGCCTCGAACGGCGTCAAGGTGGTGGCGCGGCTGGACTGAGAGGAATATGATGGATGAGACGCAGCGCACGCGCCTCTCAAAGATGCTAGCGCTGGTCCTGCGCCATCGCGCGGGCGATTTTGGCCTACGGCTGGACGCCGAGGGCTTTGTGCCCGCCGACGAGCTAGTGGCCGCGCTCCGGCGGCAGCGCGGCTGGGCCAGCCTGACTCTGGCCGACCTAGAGGAGGTGATCGCCACCCAGCAGAAGCGCCGCTACGAGATCGTGGATGGCGACATCCGCGCGATCTACGGCCACTCGCTGGATGCCGAGGTGAGCTACCCGCAGGTGCAGCCGCCCGCGCTGCTGCTGCACGGCACCGCCCGCCGCTTTGTGGCGGCGATCGCGGCCCAGGGCCTGCGGCCTATGAACCGCCAGTATGTGCATATGACCGACGACCTGGCGCTGGCCGCGCTCACGGGCCGCCGCCGCGACCCCGAGCCGACCATCCTGCGCATCCGCGCCGCCGCCGCCCACGCCGATGGCCTGGCCTTCTACCAGGCCGACAGCGGCGTGTTCCTGGCGCGGGCCGTGCCGCCGCAGTATATCGAGCCAGCCGACTAG